The region TTTTGGACTAGTTGTAGAGCACAATACGCTATGCTATAATAAAAGCATATTATAAAAATAAGTTGAGGAAATAATACTATGGATAAAAATTTTAGAATAACAATATCATACGATGGCACAAAGTATTTAGGCTGGCAAAGACAAAATACTGATAACGATAAAACAATTCAAGGTAAACTAGAAAATATTCTTTCAAAAATGGCAGAAGAAAAAATTGAAATCATTGGCTCTGGTAGAACAGATGCCGGTGTTCATGCTAGGATGCAAGTAGCAAACTTCCATTGGGAAACAAAAGAATCAGCAAAAAATGTTAAATCATATCTTAACAAATATTTACCAGAGGATATTGTTATAACAGAGGTGAAGGAAGTATCTGATAGATTCCATAGCCGTTACAATGTCAAAAGCAAAACTTACTTATATAGAATATTTACCAAATCTGAGCACCCAATTTTTGAACGTAAATATGTTTATCATTTAGGTGGTAATTATAATTTGGAAAAAATGAAGGAAGCAGCAGCTTTACTAATTGGTGAACATGATTTTAAAGGGTTTAGTAGTAAGAATGTAAAGAAATCCACAATAAGAAATATCTATGATATCGACATTGAACAGACAGATAGAGAAATTTTAATCTATATAAAAGCCAATGGGTTTTTATATAATATGGTCAGAATTATAGTTGGTACACTTATTGAAATTGGATTAAATGAAAGAGAAGTGAAGAGCATTTATACTATTTTTGAACAAAAGGATCGTGCAGCTGCAGGAATAACAGTACCAGCACAAGGTTTGATTTTATATGATGTAGAGTATTAATTCGCTTTGAGACATTACAATTGATTACAACTAAGGAGTGACCATTATGGCAAAGAGAAAAAACAAGCGTAATAAGTCTACAATAATTTCAGTTATTATTCTGATATGCGTTCTAATAATGGTTAGTGCTATAGTATCTTGTACTAGGGAATCAAATAACAATGAAACAAATAAAGCAATAGATGAAGATAGGGATATAAATGAGGAGTCCGATGATGACAAAGAGAAGGATCTTATTGGAGAAGAGTACTCCCAAGTAGAAGAGGAAAATCCAGTAGACGAAGAAGCGCTTGCAGACGATGAAGACGAGCAATCTGATGAAAGTGTACTTAATGAGACACCAGAGGGTTCAGATGATGAAGATACCTTTGATGCTACGGTAGATTCTTCGGGTCTTTCTAATACAGAGTATAGCTGGTCGTTTAAAAGAAATAGTACACAT is a window of Firmicutes bacterium HGW-Firmicutes-1 DNA encoding:
- a CDS encoding tRNA pseudouridine(38-40) synthase TruA; translation: MDKNFRITISYDGTKYLGWQRQNTDNDKTIQGKLENILSKMAEEKIEIIGSGRTDAGVHARMQVANFHWETKESAKNVKSYLNKYLPEDIVITEVKEVSDRFHSRYNVKSKTYLYRIFTKSEHPIFERKYVYHLGGNYNLEKMKEAAALLIGEHDFKGFSSKNVKKSTIRNIYDIDIEQTDREILIYIKANGFLYNMVRIIVGTLIEIGLNEREVKSIYTIFEQKDRAAAGITVPAQGLILYDVEY